The Bubalus bubalis isolate 160015118507 breed Murrah chromosome 16, NDDB_SH_1, whole genome shotgun sequence genome window below encodes:
- the LOC123464967 gene encoding olfactory receptor 10AG1-like, giving the protein MEYKLRTEKSNMTTMMEFILLGFSDSPNFQWILFGIFLVLYLTILMCNSVIVLMTRIDPTLQTPMYFFLNHFSILEICYVTVTIPRMLTDLLSQKGHISFFACATQMCLVLLFGGLECLLLAVMAYDRYVAICNPLHYGLIMSPQVCVQLVTAFWVSGVPVVIGQTWQVFSLPFCGSTTINHFFCDLPAVFKLACGDTFVNEIAVYVVAVVFIMVPFLLIVVSYGKIISNILKLRSSRGRAKAFSTCSSHLTVVVLFYGTASTTYLQPKPNQSEETGKLISLFYTVLIPTLNPIIYTLRNKDITVALRKLLSKLST; this is encoded by the coding sequence ATGGAGTAcaaattaagaacagaaaaatcaaaCATGACTACAATGATGGAATTTATCCTCTTGGGGTTTTCTGATAGTCCCAATTTCCAGTGGATTCTTTTTGGGATATTTTTAGTGCTCTATCTGACCATCCTGATGTGCAATAGTGTCATTGTACTGATGACAAGAATTGACCCTACTCTGCAgacccccatgtactttttcctcaaccacttttccattttagaaatCTGTTACGTAACTGTCACGATCCCAAGAATGCTCACGGACCTCCTGAGCCAGAAAGGgcacatttctttctttgcctgTGCAACACAAATGTGTTTGGTCCTTCTGTTTGGAGGTTTAGAGTGTCTCCTCCTGgccgtgatggcctatgaccgctacgtggccatTTGTAACCCTCTTCACTATGGTCTGATCATGAGCCCCCAGGTCTGTGTCCAGCTGGTCACTGCCTTCTGGGTCAGTGGTGTTCCTGTCGTAATCGGGCAAACATGGCAGGTTTTCTCTCTGCCCTTTTGTGGCTCTACCACGATTAATCATTTTTTCTGTGACCTCCCTGCAGTGTTCAAGCTTGCTTGTGGGGACACATTTGTGAACGAGATAGCAGTCTATGTAGTTGCAGTCGTGTTCATCATGGTTCCATTTCTGTTGATTGTTGTTTCCTATGGCAAAATCATCTCCAACATTCTGAAACTGCGATCCTCCAGGGGGAGGGCTAAAGCCTTCTCCACTTGCTCGTCTCACCTCACAGTGGTGGTCTTATTCTACGGCACAGCCTCCACCACCTATTTACAGCCCAAACCAAATCAGTCTGAAGAAACTGGGAAGCTGATCTCTCTTTTCTACACAGTTTTGATCCCAACGTTGAATCCCATTATATATACGCTGAGGAACAAAGATATCACCGTAGCACTGAGAAAACTACTAAGTAAATTATCAACTTGA